The Hydrogenothermus marinus genome has a window encoding:
- a CDS encoding DUF503 domain-containing protein, translated as MVIGSIVFDIYIPHATSLKEKRMVIRSLKEKLKSKFNVSVSEIGNQDLWQSAYIAVVMVSPEKKQTEKIMQSIINFVESNFPELHFNIHKELI; from the coding sequence ATGGTAATAGGAAGTATAGTTTTTGATATTTATATCCCTCATGCAACTTCTTTGAAAGAAAAAAGAATGGTAATAAGATCTTTAAAAGAGAAATTAAAATCTAAATTTAATGTTTCAGTTTCAGAGATAGGTAATCAAGATTTATGGCAATCTGCTTATATTGCAGTAGTTATGGTTTCACCAGAGAAAAAACAAACAGAAAAAATAATGCAATCTATAATAAATTTTGTTGAGTCAAATTTTCCAGAATTACATTTTAATATTCATAAGGAGCTAATATGA
- the rdgB gene encoding RdgB/HAM1 family non-canonical purine NTP pyrophosphatase, producing the protein MKIDKVLVATTNKGKLREFQALLSDLGINVLSLEDMKEKIEIEEDKNTFLENAIKKAKEYAKFYNLPTIAEDAGLEIEALNNYPGVFSARFYDIDFGGKIKNPKDKDKANIEKVLNLLKEEKNRKARFVSNVVFYIPKDFGIWTEGYCYGEIAKQPTGEKGFGYDPIFIPEGYNKTMAELSSEEKNKISHRGKAVRKLIDLMKKIL; encoded by the coding sequence ATGAAAATAGATAAAGTTTTAGTAGCAACTACAAACAAAGGAAAGTTAAGAGAGTTTCAAGCTTTACTTTCAGATTTAGGAATAAATGTTTTGTCTTTAGAAGATATGAAAGAAAAAATAGAAATAGAAGAAGATAAAAATACTTTTTTAGAAAATGCGATTAAAAAAGCAAAAGAGTATGCAAAATTTTATAATCTTCCAACTATTGCAGAAGATGCAGGCCTTGAAATAGAAGCTTTAAATAATTATCCGGGAGTTTTTTCTGCAAGATTTTATGATATAGATTTTGGAGGGAAAATAAAAAATCCAAAAGATAAAGATAAGGCAAATATAGAAAAAGTTTTAAATCTTTTAAAAGAAGAAAAAAATAGAAAAGCAAGATTTGTAAGTAATGTAGTTTTTTATATTCCTAAAGATTTTGGTATCTGGACAGAAGGTTATTGTTATGGTGAAATAGCGAAGCAACCTACGGGAGAAAAAGGCTTTGGATATGATCCAATATTTATACCTGAAGGCTATAATAAAACAATGGCAGAACTTTCATCAGAAGAAAAAAATAAAATATCTCATAGAGGTAAAGCAGTAAGAAAATTAATAGATTT